A stretch of the Saccharolobus caldissimus genome encodes the following:
- the sufC gene encoding Fe-S cluster assembly ATPase SufC, protein MTTLKIEDLHVEVEGREILRGINLEIKSGEVHALMGPNGSGKTSLSLAIMGHPKYKITKGKILLDGEDITKLETHEKAKRGLFLAFQNPIEITGVRLSTLLVTEYNKVGGANASAMEVISKIRNISKEVGLADSLLNRGVFEGFSGGEKKRVEILQMLILKPKIAILDEPDSGVDVDGLRTISYFINKLKDEMNVGYLIITHYRRILDYVKADKVHVLYRGKIIAEGGMELAKLIDEKGYEAIIERNS, encoded by the coding sequence ATGACAACTTTAAAAATAGAGGACTTGCATGTTGAAGTTGAAGGTAGAGAAATTCTTAGAGGAATAAATTTAGAAATAAAGAGTGGAGAAGTTCATGCATTAATGGGCCCTAATGGAAGTGGGAAAACGTCATTATCTTTAGCAATAATGGGTCATCCAAAATATAAAATTACTAAGGGAAAGATACTTCTTGATGGCGAGGATATAACAAAGCTGGAAACTCATGAGAAAGCCAAAAGGGGGCTATTTTTAGCATTTCAAAATCCCATAGAAATAACTGGAGTTAGACTATCCACTCTTTTGGTAACTGAGTACAACAAAGTAGGTGGGGCTAACGCTTCTGCTATGGAGGTAATATCTAAAATTAGGAATATAAGTAAAGAAGTCGGATTAGCAGACTCATTACTAAATAGAGGCGTATTTGAGGGTTTTAGTGGTGGAGAAAAGAAAAGAGTAGAAATATTACAAATGCTAATATTGAAGCCTAAAATAGCTATTCTAGACGAGCCAGATTCTGGAGTAGATGTTGACGGACTCAGAACAATTTCATATTTCATAAATAAACTAAAAGATGAAATGAATGTGGGTTATCTAATAATTACTCACTATAGAAGAATTTTAGACTATGTAAAAGCTGATAAGGTGCATGTATTATACAGAGGTAAAATAATTGCAGAAGGAGGAATGGAATTAGCCAAATTAATTGATGAAAAGGGATATGAAGCGATAATTGAGAGGAATTCATAA
- the sufB gene encoding Fe-S cluster assembly protein SufB, whose amino-acid sequence MQEDKISLDLNEIINATIDAKYNKLSQLEFHRRIVESGLSRSTIEEISRIKKEPEWMLKLRLKSLELFEKLPTPNWLPDVLSSLDISALELYVKPGVDKVQNWDELPAEIRRYYDELGIPESEKKFLGGLVAVLESEPIYSNVKMELQKKGVIMLPIDEAVNKYPDMMKEYFMKIFPASDHKFAALHGALWSGGVFVYVPKNVKITTPVEGFFVIGSELEGQFEHTLLIADEGSYIHFIEGCTAPQFKKFSFHDGMVELYAKRNAYIKFTTIQNWSKNVINFNNKRAWADENATVEWVEGSLGSKYSFVYPSTILRGKNASSTSLVVTMTSGEGEWKDSGSKMIHAAPFTKSKVVNKNIGFNGGTNVYRGLIRVNKGAVGSKAFVKCDSLMLDDKTKAYTYPHNQVLEEDADVAHEAHTFRMSEDQLFYLMTRGIDEKEATSMLVLGFIDEIMKELPFEYATMLNKVIKLELDKLGAVA is encoded by the coding sequence ATGCAAGAAGATAAAATATCATTAGACTTAAATGAGATAATAAATGCCACGATTGACGCTAAATACAACAAACTAAGCCAATTGGAGTTTCATAGAAGAATAGTAGAATCTGGTCTAAGTAGGAGTACAATAGAGGAAATTTCAAGAATAAAAAAGGAACCGGAATGGATGCTTAAATTAAGACTAAAAAGCTTAGAGCTTTTTGAAAAGCTGCCTACGCCTAATTGGTTACCAGACGTCTTAAGTAGTTTAGATATTTCAGCTTTAGAGCTTTACGTTAAGCCAGGTGTTGATAAAGTACAAAATTGGGATGAGCTACCTGCTGAAATAAGGAGATATTATGATGAATTAGGTATACCGGAAAGCGAGAAAAAGTTCTTAGGAGGACTAGTAGCAGTACTAGAATCTGAACCTATTTACTCTAATGTTAAAATGGAACTACAAAAGAAGGGAGTGATAATGTTACCTATAGATGAGGCTGTGAATAAATATCCAGATATGATGAAAGAGTACTTTATGAAGATTTTTCCAGCATCCGATCATAAGTTTGCAGCTCTTCATGGAGCTCTATGGAGCGGAGGTGTTTTCGTTTACGTACCTAAAAACGTCAAAATAACCACTCCAGTAGAGGGATTTTTCGTAATAGGTTCAGAACTTGAGGGACAATTTGAACACACGTTATTAATAGCAGATGAGGGTTCATATATACATTTTATTGAAGGATGTACGGCGCCACAATTTAAAAAATTCTCATTCCATGACGGAATGGTTGAATTATATGCTAAAAGAAACGCATATATAAAATTCACAACAATCCAAAATTGGAGCAAGAATGTAATTAATTTCAATAATAAAAGAGCTTGGGCTGATGAAAACGCAACTGTGGAATGGGTAGAAGGTTCTTTAGGTTCTAAATATAGTTTCGTATATCCGTCAACTATACTTAGAGGAAAAAACGCCTCGTCCACAAGCTTAGTTGTGACGATGACTAGTGGAGAAGGAGAATGGAAAGACAGTGGTTCAAAAATGATTCATGCAGCACCATTTACTAAGAGTAAAGTAGTCAACAAAAATATAGGATTTAACGGTGGAACTAATGTATATAGAGGACTTATTAGAGTTAATAAAGGTGCTGTAGGTTCTAAAGCATTCGTGAAATGTGACTCTTTAATGTTAGACGATAAAACAAAAGCATATACGTACCCTCATAATCAAGTTTTAGAAGAAGATGCAGATGTTGCACACGAGGCTCATACATTTAGAATGAGTGAGGACCAATTATTCTATTTAATGACAAGAGGTATAGATGAGAAGGAGGCAACTTCAATGTTAGTATTAGGATTTATAGATGAAATAATGAAAGAATTGCCATTTGAGTATGCTACAA
- a CDS encoding AbrB/MazE/SpoVT family DNA-binding domain-containing protein, with amino-acid sequence MTEERISRDIETRKVQKLGSSSLFVTLPKKWINKWNIKPGDKVILESLEDGSLRLIAEKAKSNVGKRSIIIDVDSLKQPLINVIPCLYSLGYDEIIFETKKDFNKKDAEDAIFISKHLVGAEVVENSEKKIKLECLLDTEKVGVESLLRRILNIISRRIDDLIKIISNQNVHDSLSNNEDLRKIYLMLLRRIIGNKYQSSIEYYRNSFILMNISILLNIDYIVSKISKMVNFNEIDMNSIEQLKTIFGHINDVLDEIIMSVLFPSVKRVSNGFNLISQIKQIQVGIRDKLPQVFNLYLEDLVNLLENALNNSMCGIFLEDLPWIEKDLTV; translated from the coding sequence TTGACTGAAGAGAGGATATCTAGAGATATAGAAACGAGAAAAGTACAGAAATTGGGCTCTTCTTCATTATTTGTTACATTGCCTAAAAAATGGATAAATAAATGGAATATTAAACCTGGTGATAAGGTAATTTTGGAATCTTTAGAGGATGGAAGTTTAAGGCTAATAGCTGAAAAAGCTAAATCAAATGTTGGGAAGAGGTCTATTATAATAGATGTGGATTCTCTAAAACAACCTCTCATTAACGTAATTCCTTGTTTATATTCATTAGGTTATGATGAAATTATATTTGAGACGAAAAAAGATTTTAATAAAAAAGACGCTGAAGACGCCATATTTATATCTAAGCATTTAGTAGGAGCTGAAGTTGTAGAAAATTCTGAAAAAAAGATTAAGCTGGAATGTTTATTGGATACTGAGAAAGTAGGCGTAGAATCATTATTAAGGCGTATATTGAATATAATTTCTAGAAGAATTGATGATTTAATAAAGATTATTTCAAATCAAAATGTACATGACAGTTTGTCAAATAATGAAGATTTAAGGAAAATATATTTAATGCTACTTAGGAGGATAATAGGCAATAAGTATCAATCCAGCATAGAATATTACAGGAACTCTTTCATATTAATGAATATATCAATTTTGCTAAATATTGATTATATAGTATCAAAAATTTCTAAGATGGTTAACTTTAATGAAATTGATATGAACTCTATAGAACAATTAAAGACAATTTTTGGGCATATTAATGATGTATTAGATGAGATAATCATGAGCGTGCTTTTCCCAAGCGTGAAAAGGGTTTCCAATGGCTTTAATTTAATATCTCAAATCAAACAAATTCAAGTGGGCATTAGAGATAAATTGCCTCAAGTATTTAATTTGTATTTAGAAGATTTAGTAAATTTATTGGAAAATGCTCTTAATAACTCCATGTGCGGTATTTTTTTAGAGGATTTACCTTGGATAGAAAAAGATTTAACAGTATAG